The window GGATCGAGCAGAATGGTCTGGTCGCCACTCTGGATCAGATACTGGTTGGTATCGATAATACCTTCCGCTTTATTCGGATCACGGCCGAACATAATCCAGCGGTGATCACCGTCTTCATACAGCGTGGTTGCCAGCATAATTCTGTTCCTTATTCTGTATATCGTCCGTTAAGGATTATTGTGTGTGTTTTTGCCGCTGGCCGAGCAAGCGCCGTGCCTGACTCAGATGGGCACGGATTTTATCGGCGGTATCGGTAATATTCTGCGCAATAACTTCCAGCTGATTGCGGAAATCGCCGGCTGAGGCGGCTTCTACTTTGCTGGAGGTGGCAATCAGGTTGGCGGTGCGGATGTGTTTATCGCCTTCTTCCAGCTGTTGCTCCAGTTCACGCAGACCACGGCTGAGGGTTTGCGACAGCGTCTCGCGCTGTTTGTAGCAGTTCTGCATCGAAACGGTCAGCGAACCTAGGTTCTGGCTGTGCTGGTCGGCGACCCAGCCAAATTTGTCGGCGGCGGTACTGGCGCGCCACAGAGCGACGGCGTTATGGGATAAATGCTCAGAGACGCCGTTGATATATTGCGACTGGCGGATAATGTCGGACGCCAGCTCATCAATAAAATGCGTAATTGCTTTAAAACCTACGGTTTTTGATCCGGCACGGACGGCCAGCGCGCGGGCATTCTTGGCGGTCAGGGCCAGTCCTTTGGCTTCCAGCATGGCCTGATGCAATTCGGCGGCAATGCTGGCGGCAGTAACAAAAATGGGTGTAGCCATAATCAGTGTGTCCGGCAGGGGCTCTGGTATCTGAGCGCGAATTCAAAAAGTATAGATAGTTTTTCGCTGATCTCCGCTGTTCAGTTGGCGGAGACCTTGCGGTTGGGCAATTCGGTACCTGCAGCGTTGGTTTTCAGCCAGCCACGCACACGGCGCACGATCAGGTTGCTGTCGTCGTAATTCAGATCAAATGCCGGAATTTCGATCTGCTGATATTGCCGGCGTTGTTTATGCCGCATGTTGCCGGCGCGCTGCTGATTGGCGTAGGCGGGGCTGATGCTCTGTTCGCTGATCAGATCGAGTAACGGCAGATCCAGCTGCCCCAGTTGCTGATTCAGCGGTACGGCAGACAGCGGGTTATCCAGGGCATCAATCAGAATCAGCGCCAGCCCTCGCTCCTGCGCCTTATCCTGATTCGCGGTATTACCGGCAGGTTTAGTCGCTGAGCCGTTTTGGCTGCGTGCCAGTAAAAAATCAGCTGCCCAGTTAGCGCTGTTACCACAGGCAATCACCACAATATTGAGCTGACCGCGCTGATTGAGAAAGCTGATGCCTTGCCGGATACGGTCCTGCATCTGCTCGCGGTAGCGTTCATTGATATCTGCTTGTTCGGCTGCAGGTGGTGCCGGCTCCGGTTCGCCGGGAGGCAATGGCGGAAGTTCGCTCAGTCTGGGTAAGGCAGGTTCGGCGGCATTAAAGGCATTGTCCTGCCCGTCGCTGGTGGTTTTCTCGACCGCGCTGATGCCATTGTTGTCGACGCTGTCCGCGGCGGGTGTTTCTGCCGGCGGTGCGGCTTCAGCTGCCGCGCCAGTGTCTGCGGGTGCTGCCTCAGGAGTTTCTGTGGCATCTGGCGTGGTGGCGGCAGTGTATTCCGCCGTACTGGTGCGTGCCGGAGGCTGTGCCGTGGGTTGCTCGGGCAGTTCGATGCTCAGGGTGGTCCAGCCATAAGCGGGCAGGGCTTCACGCAGTGGGGCGACGATTTCCGGCCAGTGCCCGTGCTGGCCATTGTCGTGCAGAATCAGCACGCCGCCCTGAGGCTGGCCACGGGTTTCGGTTAACAGCAGGCCGTAAAATTCACTTTCGGCGGCCACCAGTCTGACCAGCTCCGATTCACGGCTGTGCAGTCGCAGATATTGCAGCAGACCATAATGGCGGCTGGCATCGGTATTCGGCACCACACGCGGTAACTGTTTAACCGGCTGGTTCTGGTCTTCAGCGGGTGGGTTGTCGCTGTTCGTTTCTGCTGTGCTTTCTGTTGCCGCCGCTGGCAATGCGGCGTCACTGGCCGGCACTGGCTGACCGCTCTCATTGCCGCTGTTGTCATTGTTGCCGTTGCCGCCGGTACTGTCACCGTCTGCGGCATAAAGCACGCAGCTACCCAGCAACAGCAGAGCAGGCAAGGCTTTGAACAGGTTTTTCAGCAACCCTGAGAGAGCCGTCATGGGCGTAAAATCCTTAAAAACTGACGCTTTTCAGGCTTACAGCAAAAGCCGTTCCTGTTTTCTGGCTGTGGCTGACAGGGTGTTGCTGG of the Thalassolituus hydrocarboniclasticus genome contains:
- a CDS encoding alpha/beta hydrolase family protein; amino-acid sequence: MTALSGLLKNLFKALPALLLLGSCVLYAADGDSTGGNGNNDNSGNESGQPVPASDAALPAAATESTAETNSDNPPAEDQNQPVKQLPRVVPNTDASRHYGLLQYLRLHSRESELVRLVAAESEFYGLLLTETRGQPQGGVLILHDNGQHGHWPEIVAPLREALPAYGWTTLSIELPEQPTAQPPARTSTAEYTAATTPDATETPEAAPADTGAAAEAAPPAETPAADSVDNNGISAVEKTTSDGQDNAFNAAEPALPRLSELPPLPPGEPEPAPPAAEQADINERYREQMQDRIRQGISFLNQRGQLNIVVIACGNSANWAADFLLARSQNGSATKPAGNTANQDKAQERGLALILIDALDNPLSAVPLNQQLGQLDLPLLDLISEQSISPAYANQQRAGNMRHKQRRQYQQIEIPAFDLNYDDSNLIVRRVRGWLKTNAAGTELPNRKVSAN